In a single window of the Myxococcales bacterium genome:
- a CDS encoding ABC transporter substrate-binding protein yields MPGPPPQRIVSLVPSDTYTLFALGCGERVVGRTTYCDQPAAAAGIPTVGGTKDVDVDAVLALAPELVIANQEENTRPALERLAARVPVLVSMPRRAADGVAHVARLARALDVARTPAAVELVRRGYEACAAPPPPARGRAFVPIWMDPLMTMNADTFGSDVLAAVGIGNAFDDRLRLYPLAADLGKAAAADPGGRDQRYPRVSADEVVARAPDLVLLPDEPRAFTAADRATLAALLPGARQVDVSGRDLFWYGAWTIEALPRLRAAAASW; encoded by the coding sequence GTGCCTGGTCCGCCCCCGCAGCGCATCGTGTCGCTGGTGCCGAGCGACACGTACACGCTGTTCGCGCTGGGCTGCGGCGAGCGCGTGGTCGGCCGCACCACGTACTGCGATCAGCCGGCGGCGGCGGCGGGGATCCCGACGGTGGGCGGCACCAAGGACGTCGACGTCGACGCCGTGCTGGCCCTGGCGCCCGAGCTGGTGATCGCCAACCAGGAGGAGAACACCCGACCGGCGCTCGAGCGCCTGGCCGCGCGGGTGCCGGTGCTGGTGTCGATGCCGCGGCGGGCCGCCGACGGCGTGGCCCACGTGGCGCGGCTGGCGCGGGCGCTGGACGTGGCCCGGACCCCGGCCGCGGTCGAGCTGGTCCGGCGCGGCTACGAGGCCTGCGCCGCGCCGCCGCCGCCGGCGCGCGGGCGGGCGTTCGTGCCGATCTGGATGGATCCGCTGATGACGATGAACGCCGACACCTTCGGCAGCGACGTGCTGGCGGCGGTCGGCATCGGCAACGCGTTCGACGATCGGCTGCGGCTGTACCCGCTGGCCGCCGATCTGGGCAAGGCCGCCGCCGCCGATCCGGGCGGGCGCGATCAGCGCTACCCGCGGGTCAGCGCCGACGAGGTCGTCGCGCGCGCCCCCGACCTGGTGCTCCTGCCCGACGAGCCGCGCGCGTTCACCGCGGCCGATCGCGCGACCCTGGCGGCGCTGCTCCCGGGCGCGCGCCAGGTCGACGTGTCGGGCCGCGACCTGTTCTGGTACGGCGCGTGGACGATCGAGGCGCTGCCGCGCCTGCGCGCCGCCGCCGCGAGCTGGTAG